A stretch of Mobula birostris isolate sMobBir1 chromosome 2, sMobBir1.hap1, whole genome shotgun sequence DNA encodes these proteins:
- the cpne1 gene encoding copine-1 isoform X2 has protein sequence MAQCVIKVQLTISCENLMDKDVGSKSDPLCVLLQNTETSDHWMELDRTERVKNCQKPEFAKKLEVDYFFERVQKLKFGIYDIDNKSSALNDDDYLGGVECTLGQIVSSKMFTRPLELKKGKLAGKGSITIVAEEMNDKRSAVLQLEARNLENKDFMGKSDPFMELYRQGDGDKWQLAYRSEVIKNNLNPNWKPFSVSLQSLCNGDMQKSIKVACNDQDESTASDLIGEVTLPVCKLLEAQNQVIEFECINPEKQRKKKSYKNSGIIRVRSCKIETDFSFLDYVMGGCQINFTVGIDFTGSNGDPRSPDSLHYISPNGVNEYLTAVWSVGQVIQDYDTDKLFPAFGFGAQIPPNWQVSHEFPLNFNPNNPYCQGVQGIIDAYRNALVNVRLYGPTNFSPIITHVSRFASTSAQQQVAGQYYVLLIITDGEITDLDQTRNAIVEASKLPMSIIIVGVGSADFKAMEFLDGDDGVLKSLSGEPVARDIVQFVPFRQFQNAPKEALAQTVLAEVPKQLVSYYKMRNLPPVNPPNPAQ, from the exons ATGGCGCAGTGTGTGATAAAAGTGCAGTTGACCATTTCCTGTGAGAATTTGATGGACAAAGATGTTGGTTCAAAGTCTGATCCACTGTGTGTCTTACTTCAAAACACTGAGACCAGTGACCACTGGATGGAG CTAGACCGAACTGAAAGGGTGAAAAACTGCCAGAAGCCTGAATTTGCAAAGAAGCTGGAGGTGGATTATTTCTTTGAGCGTGTGCAGAAACTGAAATTCGGCATTTATGATATCGACAATAAATCCTCTGCCCTGAATGATGATGACTATCTGGGAGGTGTGGAATGTACCCTGGGACAG ATTGTCTCAAGTAAAATGTTCACTCGACCCCTTGAGTTGAAGAAAGGAAAGTTGGCTGGTAAAGGGAGCATCACT ATTGTAGCCGAAGAGATGAATGATAAAAGATCAGCAGTTCTGCAGCTGGAGGCCAGGAACCTGGAAAATAAG GATTTTATGGGGAAATCTGATCCATTTATGGAGCTCTACCGACAAGGAGATGGTGACAAATGGCAGCTAGCCTACCGTTCAGAG GTTATCAAGAACAACCTGAATCCCAACTGGAAGCCCTTCTCAGTGTCCTTGCAGTCTCTGTGTAATGGTGATATGCAGAAGTCCATTAAG GTGGCTTGTAATGATCAGGATGAGAGCACAGCTTCGGATCTGATAGGGGAGGTGACCCTTCCCGTCTGTAAGCTGTTGGAAGCGCAGAACCAAGTG ATTGAGTTTGAATGCATCAACCCAGAGAAGCAAAGGAAGAAGAAAAGCTACAAGAATTCCGGCATTATTCGGGTGCGATCATGTAAG ATAGAAACGGATTTCTCTTTCCTTGATTATGTTATGGGAGGATGTCAGATCAATTTCACA GTTGGGATCGACTTTACTGGCTCCAATGGAGATCCTCGCTCACCCGACTCCCTGCATTATATCAGCCCAAACGGAGTTAATGAATACCTGACTGCTGTATGGTCTGTTGGGCAGGTCATTCAGGATTATGACAC GGATAAGCTGTTCCCTGCGTTTGGATTTGGTGCTCAGATCCCTCCGAACTGGCAG GTGTCCCAtgagttccccttaaattttAACCCCAACAATCCATACTGCCAAG GTGTGCAAGGTATTATCGATGCATATCGCAATGCGCTTGTCAACGTTCGACTCTATGGGCCAACCAACTTCTCGCCCATAATAACACACGTGTCCCGTTTCGCATCCACCTCGGCTCAGCAACAGGTGGCAGGG CAATATTATGTCCTGTTGATCATCACTGACGGAGAGATAACAGACTTGGACCAGACCAGGAATGCCATTGTGGAAGCCTCCAAGTTGCCCATGTCCATCATCATCGTGGGTGTCGGGAGTGCTGATTTCAAGGCCATGGAGTTTCTCGATGGGGATGATGGCGTCCTAAAATCACTCTCTGGAGAGCCCGTAGCCCGAGACATTGTGCAATTTGTTCCATTCAGACAGTTTCAGAAT GCTCCAAAGGAAGCTCTGGCACAAACTGTTCTGGCTGAAGTGCCGAAGCAGTTGGTATCTTACTACAAGATGAGAAACCTGCCACCAGTGAATCCTCCGAACCCAGCCCAGTAG
- the cpne1 gene encoding copine-1 isoform X1, giving the protein MAQCVIKVQLTISCENLMDKDVGSKSDPLCVLLQNTETSDHWMELDRTERVKNCQKPEFAKKLEVDYFFERVQKLKFGIYDIDNKSSALNDDDYLGGVECTLGQIVSSKMFTRPLELKKGKLAGKGSITIVAEEMNDKRSAVLQLEARNLENKDFMGKSDPFMELYRQGDGDKWQLAYRSEVIKNNLNPNWKPFSVSLQSLCNGDMQKSIKVTCFDYDGDGSHDLIGLFETNFSKLQQVESGTPIEFECINPEKQRKKKSYKNSGIIRVRSCKIETDFSFLDYVMGGCQINFTVGIDFTGSNGDPRSPDSLHYISPNGVNEYLTAVWSVGQVIQDYDTDKLFPAFGFGAQIPPNWQVSHEFPLNFNPNNPYCQGVQGIIDAYRNALVNVRLYGPTNFSPIITHVSRFASTSAQQQVAGQYYVLLIITDGEITDLDQTRNAIVEASKLPMSIIIVGVGSADFKAMEFLDGDDGVLKSLSGEPVARDIVQFVPFRQFQNAPKEALAQTVLAEVPKQLVSYYKMRNLPPVNPPNPAQ; this is encoded by the exons ATGGCGCAGTGTGTGATAAAAGTGCAGTTGACCATTTCCTGTGAGAATTTGATGGACAAAGATGTTGGTTCAAAGTCTGATCCACTGTGTGTCTTACTTCAAAACACTGAGACCAGTGACCACTGGATGGAG CTAGACCGAACTGAAAGGGTGAAAAACTGCCAGAAGCCTGAATTTGCAAAGAAGCTGGAGGTGGATTATTTCTTTGAGCGTGTGCAGAAACTGAAATTCGGCATTTATGATATCGACAATAAATCCTCTGCCCTGAATGATGATGACTATCTGGGAGGTGTGGAATGTACCCTGGGACAG ATTGTCTCAAGTAAAATGTTCACTCGACCCCTTGAGTTGAAGAAAGGAAAGTTGGCTGGTAAAGGGAGCATCACT ATTGTAGCCGAAGAGATGAATGATAAAAGATCAGCAGTTCTGCAGCTGGAGGCCAGGAACCTGGAAAATAAG GATTTTATGGGGAAATCTGATCCATTTATGGAGCTCTACCGACAAGGAGATGGTGACAAATGGCAGCTAGCCTACCGTTCAGAG GTTATCAAGAACAACCTGAATCCCAACTGGAAGCCCTTCTCAGTGTCCTTGCAGTCTCTGTGTAATGGTGATATGCAGAAGTCCATTAAG GTCACATGCTTTGACTATGATGGTGATGGTTCTCATGATCTGATAGGACTCTTTGAAACTAACTTCTCTAAACTGCAGCAAGTGGAATCTGGGACCCCG ATTGAGTTTGAATGCATCAACCCAGAGAAGCAAAGGAAGAAGAAAAGCTACAAGAATTCCGGCATTATTCGGGTGCGATCATGTAAG ATAGAAACGGATTTCTCTTTCCTTGATTATGTTATGGGAGGATGTCAGATCAATTTCACA GTTGGGATCGACTTTACTGGCTCCAATGGAGATCCTCGCTCACCCGACTCCCTGCATTATATCAGCCCAAACGGAGTTAATGAATACCTGACTGCTGTATGGTCTGTTGGGCAGGTCATTCAGGATTATGACAC GGATAAGCTGTTCCCTGCGTTTGGATTTGGTGCTCAGATCCCTCCGAACTGGCAG GTGTCCCAtgagttccccttaaattttAACCCCAACAATCCATACTGCCAAG GTGTGCAAGGTATTATCGATGCATATCGCAATGCGCTTGTCAACGTTCGACTCTATGGGCCAACCAACTTCTCGCCCATAATAACACACGTGTCCCGTTTCGCATCCACCTCGGCTCAGCAACAGGTGGCAGGG CAATATTATGTCCTGTTGATCATCACTGACGGAGAGATAACAGACTTGGACCAGACCAGGAATGCCATTGTGGAAGCCTCCAAGTTGCCCATGTCCATCATCATCGTGGGTGTCGGGAGTGCTGATTTCAAGGCCATGGAGTTTCTCGATGGGGATGATGGCGTCCTAAAATCACTCTCTGGAGAGCCCGTAGCCCGAGACATTGTGCAATTTGTTCCATTCAGACAGTTTCAGAAT GCTCCAAAGGAAGCTCTGGCACAAACTGTTCTGGCTGAAGTGCCGAAGCAGTTGGTATCTTACTACAAGATGAGAAACCTGCCACCAGTGAATCCTCCGAACCCAGCCCAGTAG